The Cloacibacterium caeni region AACCGTTTCCAGAGATGCAGAAATTGCGAATTATGTGTCTCAAGTAAGCGCAGATTCTTTAAAATCTCATATCAATAAATTAGTAAGTTTTGGTACTCGTCATACGATGAGTTCTACTACTGATGCTAAAAAAGGAATTGGTGCTGCTAGAAATTGGGTGCTTTCTAAATTTAGAAATTATGCTAAAAATGCTGATGGAAGAATGGAAGTTTTTCTACAAAATCAAACCATTCAACCAGACGGAAAAAGAATCAATCAGCCAACAGATTTAGGAAACGCTATTGCTATTTTGCGTGGAACTGATCCTAATGATAAAAGAATTTTTATGATTGGCGGACATCTTGACTCCAGAGTTTCTGATGTGATGAATGCCAAAGATTTCGCACCTGGAGCAAATGACGACGGAAGCGGAGTAGGTGCTGTAATAGAATCTGCCAGAATTTTGAGCCAATCAAAATTTCCTGCAACTATAGTTTTTGTAGCATTTTCTGGTGAGGAACAAGGTTTGTTAGGTGCTAAAATGCTTGCAGAAAAGGCAAAAAATGAAAATTGGCAATTAGAAGCTTTGTTGAATAATGATATGATTGGGAATAATCTTTCCAGTGAAACCAATCTAATCAATGCCAATCAGTTAAGAGTTTTTTCTGAAGGTTTGCCGCAATTTGATTTGGATAAAAAAGCGCAAGGAATTAGAAATTTAGGTTTAG contains the following coding sequences:
- a CDS encoding M28 family metallopeptidase, coding for MKKLILLVFLIPAVFSAQQTVSRDAEIANYVSQVSADSLKSHINKLVSFGTRHTMSSTTDAKKGIGAARNWVLSKFRNYAKNADGRMEVFLQNQTIQPDGKRINQPTDLGNAIAILRGTDPNDKRIFMIGGHLDSRVSDVMNAKDFAPGANDDGSGVGAVIESARILSQSKFPATIVFVAFSGEEQGLLGAKMLAEKAKNENWQLEALLNNDMIGNNLSSETNLINANQLRVFSEGLPQFDLDKKAQGIRNLGLENDGEARQLARYIKEIGERYVDNLEVKLIYRNDRFLRGGDHTSFVNQGFSAVRLTEFNENYDHQHQDIRKENGKQFGDLPEFMDFEYFKKNVGVNVSVLANLAKSPSKPENVKMDVKELTNFTTIHWEKPKNGEVVGYYVLMRETDSSTWQKKFFTKENSMKLPYSKDNYFFAVQAVNSSGNESLIVIPSVK